The nucleotide window TCGCACGATCTGCCGGTATGCCCCTTCCGAAAGGCTGCGTGAGCGCGGACTTTGTTCTGCCGGACCTGCGCCGAAGGACGATTCAGCCAATTGAAATGAGTAGCAACGACCCATCGCTGCAAGGAGGCGTGAGGAAACACGAGGCGTGAGGAAACACGAGCGAGTGACGCCGGCGGCCCGGCGTCATCAAGGGTTCGAAAGGGAGGCTGTCGTTAGAGCGTCGCCAGAATCCGCGCCGCGTCCGCCGCGCCATCGAAATCAGGCTGCAGCCGAAGAGCGGCTTGGAGCGCACCCTTCGCGCGCGTCTTGTCTCCGGCCCTGACGTAGGCGAGCCCGAGATGATATTGCGCAACCGCATTCTTCGGGTCGTGGTCGACACTGCTCTTGAGAGAGGTAATCGCGAGCGGCAGCAAGTCCTTGCGGTAATAGACCCACCCGAGGGTGTCGTCGACCTCCGCCTGCTCCGGCATCGCCGCCTTCGCCGTCTGGGCGAGTTGCAGCGCCATATCGAGATTGCCGCCGTTTTCGCAGTACAGCCAGGCCAGATTGTTGGCGGCGACGGCGGCGTGGCCGTCGAGCGACATGACCCGTTCGAACGTCTTTTGGGCTTCGGCCTTCTGGCCGCGCATCTGCTGCAGGATGCCCACCATCGTCAGCGCCATGGTGGCCGGCGACTGGCGTTGGGCGAGCGTCTCGAACTCCCTTTGCGCGTCAGGCAGTCGCTTCTGGGTCACGTAGAACTGTCCGAGCAGCCCGTAGGCCGCGAGGTTGTTGCCATCGGCCGCGATCGCTCTGGTGAGGAGCGGTTCCACTTTGGTGGGATCCCCCAGCAGCAGATACGTCTTGGCCGCCATCGTCAGGACCGCCGAATTGCCTGAAGCCGACGCGACGAGCGCATCGATGCGCTGGCGCGCCGACTCGCGCTTGTTCTCGCTCAGATCGAGCGCCAGCAATCCGCCGACCGCGTCGAGCTGCAGGGGCTCGAGCTTGACTGCGGTCTCGAATTCCGCCCGTGCCTCCGCCGATCGCTTCCGCGCGGCTGACAGGAGACCCATTTCCGCATGCACGGCGGCCGACTGCGGTATCGCGTCGACCAGGCCGCGCAACACGCCTTCGGCCTGCGTGTAGTCGCCTCGCGCGCGGAGCGCCCGCGCGAACACAAGCTTGGCCTCAGCACTGCGCGGGTCCAGCTTGACGGCATGACCGGCGAACGCCACCGCCGTGTCCGGCGTGCCGCGCTGCAGCTGCAGCCGCGCGAGCTCGACTTCCGCGGCCGCGGCGCGCGGGTTCAGCCTCAGCGTCTCGTTGAAGGCCTGGCGGGCATCGTCGGGCCGGCGCAGCGCGACGAGCACACGTCCCTTGACGAACTGGGCAGGTGCCGAGGTCGGGTCGGCCGCGATCGCCTGGTTGGCGTCGGCGAGCGCGCCCGCCGAGTCTCCCTTCTGCTGCAGCAGCAGGGCGTGGGCGAGGAGCACGTCGACGTTGCGCGGCTCGCGTTTCAACAGGTCGGCCACGAGCTGCAGCGCCGCGTCGCCGCGTCCCTGGCGGCGTTCGATCTCCGCGGCGCGCAGTTGCGCCCGCGTCGCAAATGCCGGGTCGGTGCGCAGCGGCTGCAGGATTGCGCTCGCCTCGGCGTAGCGGTTCGAGGCGAGATAGAAATCGACGAGCGCGAGCTTGCTGTCGGCGGCGTGCGGCGCATTGGCCGCGGCCTTGAGGAACGGCTCGGCCTCGGCGTGGCGATTCGAGGCTTCGTACAGGAGGGCCATCAGACGATTGACCGCCGGATCGGCGGGCGCGAGCGTCAACGCATCTTTCAACACCTGCTCGGCATCCGCCTGCCGGCCCGACAGCCAGTAGAACTGCGCCAGCGCCACCCGCACCGTGGGAGAGGTCGGCGCTTTCGTCACCGCCTCCTTGAAAGCCTTCTCGGCTGCGGGCATGTTGCCGCGCGCCGCCTCGAGGGCGCCGAGATTCGCGTAGGTGCCGCTGCGCTCGGGATCGATGGCCAGCGCCTGCTGGATTTCGGCGACGGCTCCCTCGAGATCCTTGAGGCCGGCCAGGGCGGAGCCAAGCGCGAGCTGCGCCTGGACGTTGCGGGGGTCCCGCGCGATCACGGTCTGCGCCCGCGTCCGCGCCTCCTCGAATCGGCGGGCGAGCAGCAGGAAGTTGATCGCCCGGAGCTGCACATCGTCACGCTCGGGAAGCAGATCGGCCGCGCGGACCGCCTCTCGGAAGGCGTTGGTGGTGTCGCGCGTTTTCTCGTAGGCGATGCTCAACTGGTATCGGGCGTCGCCGTTCCGTGGATCGGCCTGCACCGCGTTCCGGTATTCGATGATCGCCGCCTTGTAATTGTCCGCGCTGACGTACTGTTGCGCTCTCTGCATCGCCGCCTGGCTGGCTGCGCGCGGATCGCGGTGGCAGGCGCTCAACCCGACTGCCACCACGGCGATCAGCACGACTGGAGCGATCAACGTCCACTGTCTATTCATGGTCATCAGAAGACTTCCTCGGCAACGGATCGGGAGACGCGATCGGCCAGCGCACGGGCGCTGCGATCCGCGGAGACGTCGGGCCAGCCGGACGGGAGGGAGACCACGACGCGAACCAGGGCCGCATCGCCGCGGCGCTTGGTAATCGCGTCCGCCACCAGATAGAACTTGCTGGCGTAGTCGCTGGCCACGATCCGATTGAACGACTGGTACCAGTAGTAGACCAGTTGTTGCTGTTCGCCCTTTTGCACGACGACGCGATTGACGATCGCGCCGGCGGCGCCCTCGTCGAGCGGCACGCGGTCGCGGCGCACTGGCTCCCACCCGGCACCGGGCAGGCAGTTCAGCGGCGAGTGAATCGACGCCCCTTGCCGCTGAACGCGGTAATAGCCGATGTAGAGATCCGCCATCCGGCCGGCGTCATCGCGATAGGCGCGGTTCAAGTAGGCATCGGTGGCCAGCGTCCGCTCGACCGCAGGCGAATAGCGGCTGTCTCCCGCACTCTGCCAGGTCTCGAAGTGCGACGGGATACGCGCCAGGGAGATCGGCGGTCCGTCGATGGGGACGCGCTTGAACGCGGCTTCACGCCCGAGACCGCCGGCGGCCAGGACGGCGGCGAGGATCACGACTCTGGCGGTCATACGGTTGCCGCGCCCGCCGGAAGGCTCGGGCGTGATTGCAGCCTGGTGACGATGGTATCGGCCATCACGAGTATCAGGATCGACACGCCGAACAGGGCCCAGCCGGAAAACGAGTGAAGCAGACCCTCGACGGCCTCTGGTCCCCATCGATCGGCGGCGAGCGCCGAGCACATCACGCGCACCGCGTTGACGGCGATCGCCAGAGGCACGACCGAAAGCAGAAGGAGCGCGCGGCGCAGGTGCGTCGCGCCGCAGGTGCGCCCGTAGAGGAGCGCGAACGCCGCCAGCGCAACCAGCGAGCGGATCCCGCTGCACGCTTCTGCGACCTCGAGGGTCATCTGCGGCAGCACGATGACGTTGCCTTCCCGGAACACCGGAGTCCCGAGCTGCTGCAGGCCCGCGACCCCGAGACGCGACGCGAGCAGTTGGAGAGGAAACGCGATCTGATTGAACACCACCGCCGGCAGCGGAATCATCAGGCAGAGAAAGGCGATCGGAAATGCGACTTCACGCAGCAGGCGCGGTCCTCCCAGGAACAGCACGCTGCCGGCGACGACGATCGGCAGCGCCGCTTCGGTGAGAAACCGATCGGCGCCGATGACGCCTGTCAGCAGGACCAGGAGGCCGCCGAGAACCACCGCGAAGCCCGCGTTGGAGGGGGCGAGCGGGAGCTGGCGAAGCGAGTCGCGCCGATCCCACACCAGCCAGATCGCCGCCGGCACCACGAGGAAGCCATGGGAGTAGTTGGCATCCTCGAGCCAGTCGCTGACCAGGTCCGCGAACGTCCGCCAGAAGACCAGTCCCAGCGCCCCGGCGAGGACGAACGCAGCTCCGGCGCCGAACGCCGGCGATGACTTTGTCACAATCGTGACACTGAGCAACCGGGGGTCCACAGTGGCGCCGGTCTCTAATCCCGCTAAGATGAAGCCCCTAAGTCAGTTAGAGACTGACAGAGAACATCCGCCAGGGCGCCTTTTGAGGATAGTTCCACAAAAGGCTGACTTTTATCCTCCGCCTGGCCGATGTCTGGCTCTGAGCAGACTCGAATTTCACGCGCAAAAAAGCCCTTGCGCGGACGGCGCAAGGGCTTTGGGGAGCCGACGAGAGAATCCGACTTCAGGCGACCTGGCGGCGGCGCGCCACGCGGGCGAGGCCGAAGAGGCCGGTGCCGAGCAACAGCAGCGACCCGGGCTCGGGGACCGGAGCGAGCGATTCCACGTAGAGAATGCCGTCCGTGAAGTTGTGGTCGCCGTCGACGTCGAAGGCAATCACCCAGTCCGAACTGTTCCCCTGCTGATACGTCAGCGCGTGGGCCGCGCCGTCGGCGTTGAGCGAATCGAGCGTGTAGTAGGTCTGCCCGCCGGTCTGCAGGAAGAAGCCGAAGGCATTGCGGCTAATCGCGTTCGCGAAGATGCCGCAGTTCACCGTCGTCGGGCTGCAGCTGTCCGCACCGGCGTCCGACAGTTTGACGGTGCCGGTCGTGGACAGCCACTTGATCCCGACCGCGGCCTCGCTGCCATCGAGCGCGCCGTTCGGCGCCGCGGCGCCCGCGAAGAAGAGCGCCAGGTTGTCGATCGAATTGGAATCGGGATCCACGCCCCAGATGCCGATCACGGCGTCGCTCGGTCCGTTGAACACCAAAGTCGGGGTGATCGGACCGAGACCCGACGCGGTCGTCCACATGCCGTACTGCTGCTGGTCCGTGTTCGCGTTGGGAACAGGACCCAGAGAGGGATTTCCGAACAGCTCATTCAAGGTGGTCTGAAGCTCGGTGCCCGTCACAGCGACGTTCGGCGATCGATCGTTCACCGGACTGCCGGGACTGACAATCGGACTGTTCCAGAGCACCGGACCGGCCTCGGCCGACGCGGCGGACAATCCGATCGCGGAAATCGCAAAGCCGAGAGCCAGAGTTAAGTTTCGCATCGTGTTCCGTTCTCCTGCGGGCACCGACCGTATTCAGGACCCGTTACTGCCGACATGTATCCGCAAGTGGGTTGCCACGAGCTTGCGGACCGCACGCCTCGCAAATGACTGGCAAAAATGACGATTGGTGATCCGCCGGATTCTTGACACCCGACACTAGTCTGCCGCAGAGGTGACGAGAGTCTTCGCAAGTGCTGACTCACTTAGAGTCCCGTCGCCCGCCCGACCACCGGCACGCTGCGCAGCAAGCGCGAGACAGTGTCGAGCGGTATCTGCGTCGTGGGTTCCTCGGTTCCGGTGTGCGTGTGCTGGAAGACCTGAGACCCCGTCGTCTCGATGCGCACTGTGTAAGCGATCGGCATCGGATCGAGAATGGCGCCGATGGCTTTCAGTAGCGCCGGCGCAAATCTGTTCTCGTCTTCCGCCGTGAGTGAAGATACAAATCGAATGTCCATGCAGCACTCCGGTGATCCCGACGACATGTCGGGAGCTGGTTGTAGGTTCTGACGAAATTGCA belongs to Vicinamibacterales bacterium and includes:
- a CDS encoding tetratricopeptide repeat protein, whose translation is MTMNRQWTLIAPVVLIAVVAVGLSACHRDPRAASQAAMQRAQQYVSADNYKAAIIEYRNAVQADPRNGDARYQLSIAYEKTRDTTNAFREAVRAADLLPERDDVQLRAINFLLLARRFEEARTRAQTVIARDPRNVQAQLALGSALAGLKDLEGAVAEIQQALAIDPERSGTYANLGALEAARGNMPAAEKAFKEAVTKAPTSPTVRVALAQFYWLSGRQADAEQVLKDALTLAPADPAVNRLMALLYEASNRHAEAEPFLKAAANAPHAADSKLALVDFYLASNRYAEASAILQPLRTDPAFATRAQLRAAEIERRQGRGDAALQLVADLLKREPRNVDVLLAHALLLQQKGDSAGALADANQAIAADPTSAPAQFVKGRVLVALRRPDDARQAFNETLRLNPRAAAAEVELARLQLQRGTPDTAVAFAGHAVKLDPRSAEAKLVFARALRARGDYTQAEGVLRGLVDAIPQSAAVHAEMGLLSAARKRSAEARAEFETAVKLEPLQLDAVGGLLALDLSENKRESARQRIDALVASASGNSAVLTMAAKTYLLLGDPTKVEPLLTRAIAADGNNLAAYGLLGQFYVTQKRLPDAQREFETLAQRQSPATMALTMVGILQQMRGQKAEAQKTFERVMSLDGHAAVAANNLAWLYCENGGNLDMALQLAQTAKAAMPEQAEVDDTLGWVYYRKDLLPLAITSLKSSVDHDPKNAVAQYHLGLAYVRAGDKTRAKGALQAALRLQPDFDGAADAARILATL
- a CDS encoding EpsI family protein, which translates into the protein MTARVVILAAVLAAGGLGREAAFKRVPIDGPPISLARIPSHFETWQSAGDSRYSPAVERTLATDAYLNRAYRDDAGRMADLYIGYYRVQRQGASIHSPLNCLPGAGWEPVRRDRVPLDEGAAGAIVNRVVVQKGEQQQLVYYWYQSFNRIVASDYASKFYLVADAITKRRGDAALVRVVVSLPSGWPDVSADRSARALADRVSRSVAEEVF
- the xrtA gene encoding exosortase A, yielding MTKSSPAFGAGAAFVLAGALGLVFWRTFADLVSDWLEDANYSHGFLVVPAAIWLVWDRRDSLRQLPLAPSNAGFAVVLGGLLVLLTGVIGADRFLTEAALPIVVAGSVLFLGGPRLLREVAFPIAFLCLMIPLPAVVFNQIAFPLQLLASRLGVAGLQQLGTPVFREGNVIVLPQMTLEVAEACSGIRSLVALAAFALLYGRTCGATHLRRALLLLSVVPLAIAVNAVRVMCSALAADRWGPEAVEGLLHSFSGWALFGVSILILVMADTIVTRLQSRPSLPAGAATV
- a CDS encoding PEP-CTERM sorting domain-containing protein, whose product is MRNLTLALGFAISAIGLSAASAEAGPVLWNSPIVSPGSPVNDRSPNVAVTGTELQTTLNELFGNPSLGPVPNANTDQQQYGMWTTASGLGPITPTLVFNGPSDAVIGIWGVDPDSNSIDNLALFFAGAAAPNGALDGSEAAVGIKWLSTTGTVKLSDAGADSCSPTTVNCGIFANAISRNAFGFFLQTGGQTYYTLDSLNADGAAHALTYQQGNSSDWVIAFDVDGDHNFTDGILYVESLAPVPEPGSLLLLGTGLFGLARVARRRQVA